A stretch of the Ictidomys tridecemlineatus isolate mIctTri1 chromosome 5, mIctTri1.hap1, whole genome shotgun sequence genome encodes the following:
- the Smim26 gene encoding small integral membrane protein 26 — protein sequence MNPERATSWYRRMSMVYALGTWTLLGSAFYFVQKKKPPGNEVEQKDVSTSEIPESPKQFYVETIVTYKEDVVPYTTKILEYLKSWTGSSGSES from the exons ATGAACCCGGAGCGGGCCACGTCCTGGTACCGGCGGATGTCTATGGTCTATGCACTGGGCACCTGGACTCTGTTGGGTTCCGCGTTTTactttgttcagaaaaaaaagccACCAG gtaatgaAGTAGAGCAAAAGGATGTCTCAACAAGTGAAATACCTGAGTCCCCAAAACAGTTTTATGTGGAAACGATTGTCACATATAAAGAAGATGTTGTTCCATACACTACGAAGATCCTCGAGTATTTGAAATCATGGACTGGTAGTTCTGGATCGGAATCATGA